From the Streptococcus sanguinis genome, the window CCAAGAGATTACTCTGCCGCCGACAGATGCTAACGGTCGGGTTTCTACACAGCCTTTCTCAAGTGAAGAAATCAAGAAAGGCCAATTCACAGTAGAAGAAGTCACAGCTCCAGAAGGCTATGTACTGGACAGCAATCCGATGAAAGTGACTATCAAGGCTGATGGTGCAGTCAAAACAGTCAAGAATACGGTGGATCCAAATGCCAGCAAAAAGCTGACAGTCAAGAAAATTTGGAAAGATGAAAACAATCAGGACGGCAAGCGTCCAGCTTCTATTGCTGTAGATGTCTACGCTAACGGTCAAAAACTGGCTGATAAGACAGTGACCGTAACTGGTGGTAGTACTGATGCGGAGTGGACAGCTCAGACAACTGATTTACCAATCTTTGATGCCAACGGACAAAAAATCACCTATACAATCGGTGAAGATCAGCTTGATGGCTACGATGCTCCAGAAGTAGATCAGGGGAATCTCACTGTTACCAATACTCGTACGCCAGAGAAAATCTCTATCAAAGCCAGCAAGAAATGGGATGATGCCGAGAATCAAGACGGCAAACGTCCTGCCAATGTTGTTGTCAAACTTTATAAAGAAGTCGGCGGTCAGAAATCAGAAGTTGCGAACAGAACTCTGACCGAAGCTGACCAGTGGGCAACCGAGTTCGCCAACTTGAACAAATATGAAAAGGGACAAGAAGTTGTTTATTCTCTGGAAGAAGACGCGGTTCCTCACTATCAATCTCAGGTAACTGGCAATGCTACTGACGGCTTTGTAGTGACCAACACTTACAAACCAGAAACAATCAAGATTTCCGGTCAGAAGAAGTGGGATGATGCGGAAAACCAAGATGGCAAGCGTCCAAATGCTGTTAGAGTCAAGATCTTGAAAGGTCAAGATATTGTCGATGTGCAGGAAGTGACGGCTGCTAACGGTTGGAAATATGAATCTAATCCTCTTCCTAAGTATACAGCAGGCCAAGAAATTGCTTATACTGTTGCAGAAGAAGCTGTACCGGGCTACACGAGCAAGGTGGACGGCTACAACATCACCAACTCTTACACCCCAGAAACGGTCAAGGTTTCTGGTCAGAAGAAATGGGATGATGCGGAAAACCAAGATGGTAAGCGTCCAGCTTCTGTTAAGGTTAAAATTCTGAATGGTGATACGGTTGTGGATGAGCAAAATGTGACTTCCGCTAACGACTGGAAGTATGAGTCCAAGGCTTTGCCTAAGTACGCAGCAGGCCAAGAAATCACTTATACTGTAAGTGAGGAAGCTGTTCCAGGTTATACTAGCAAAGTGGATGGTTACAACATCACCAATTCTTACACTCCAGAGACAACGACTGTGTCTGGAAGCAAGACTTGGGAAGATGGCGATAACCAAGATGGCAAACGTCCAGCTTCTATCACAGTTAATCTGCTAGCTGACGGTCAAAAAGTCAATACCCAAACAGTCAGTGAGGCAGAAGGTTGGTCTTACAACTTTACTGGCTTGCCAGTCTACAAGGATGGCCAACGGATTACCTATACAGTGACGGAAGAATCTGTACCGGGGTATTCAACTAATCTCAACGGCTACAATATCACTAACTCTTATACACCAGAAAAGACAGAAATCACTGCCAGCAAGACATGGAATGACAGCGATAATCAAGACGGTAAGCGTCCAACTAAGATTAGCATTAAGCTGATGAAGACAGTCGGCGGTGTAAAGACAGAAGTCGCTAGCAAGGAAGTGACGGCTGCTGATCAATGGCAAACCAAATTTGAAAATCTGCCAGTTTATGAAAATGGTCAGAAGATTGATTACTCTATCGAGGAAGATGATGTAGCTGGCTATACTAAAGAAATCAAAGATTTCACAGTTACCAACTCTTACACTCCAGAGATGATTAAGATTTCTGGTCAAAAAGTCTGGGATGACGCTGATAACCAAGACGGCAAGCGTCCAGCTTCTGTTAAGGTTAAGGTGAAAAATGGCGATACTGTTGTAGATGAGCTGGAAGTAACAGCTGCTAACGATTGGAAGTTTGAGTCTAAAGCTCTTCCTAAGTATGCAGCAGGCCAAGAGATTGCCTACACTGTCACTGAAGAAGCGGTTGCGGACTATCAAACTAAGATTGATAAGTTCACCATTACCAATTCTTACACTCCTCAAAGTACGGAGTATGCTGTTACGAAGGTCTGGGATGATGCTAATAACCAAGACGGTAAGCGTCCGGCTTCCATCACAGTACAGCTGTATCGCTCAGTAAACGGTGAAGAGCCAGTTGCTGTCGCAGGTAAGACATTAACCTTGACGGCTGATAATGAGGCAGCTGCTAACACTTGGAAAGCAAGCTTCACCAATCTGCCTCAGTTTGACAAGGGACAGGAGATTACCTACTCTGTCAAAGAGGATGATGCAACAGTAGCCGCTTTGAAAGAAAAGGGTTACAGTCCGAAAGTAGAAGGTCAGAAGATTACCAACTCTCATACTCCAGAGCAGGTTAAAGTTTCTGGTCAGAAAGTCTGGGATGATGCAGACGATCAAGACGGCAAACGCCCAACATCTATTACAGTTAAGGTAATGGATGGAAGCACTATTGTTGATACACTTGAAGTAACAGCTGCTAATGGATGGAAGTTTGAATCTAAAGACCTGCCTAAATATAGAAATGGTCAAGAGATTGCCTACACACTTAAGGAAGATGCTGTTGCTCAGTATGAAACTAAGATTGATAAGTTCACCATTACCAACTCCTACACTCCAGAAACTGTTAAAGTCTCTGGTCAAAAGGTTTGGGATGATGCTAATAATCAAGATGGCAAGCGCCCAGCATCTATCAAGGTCAAGATTTTGGACGGAGATAAGGTAGTAGATGAGCTGGAAGTGACAGCCGCTACTGACTGGAAGTTTGAGTCCAAAGATCTGCCTAAGAATAAGAAGGGCAAGAAAATCAACTATACAGTCCTTGAAGAAGTGACAGTTGAGGGTTATAGCAGTAGCCAAGAACAAGCAACAGATGGCAGCTTCACTTTGACTAACAGCTATAAACCAACACAGATTGCTGTTAAGGGAACTGCGGTATGGTCAGATGCTGAAAATCAAGATAAGGTACGACCTTCCAAAATTACTGTTCGCCTCTTGGCAGATGGGAAACGAATCAAAGAAGTAGTTGTGTCAGAAGAAAATGGTTGGCAGTATAACTTTAGCGACCTTCCTAAGTACAAGGATGGTAAGGAAATTGTCTATAGTGTTGCGGCTGATCCAGTTGATGGCTACAAGCTTGAGATCAACGGTACTCAGCTGACCTTCAGTCATATCCCTGCTAAGAAAGATGCTGTTGAAGGAGCGGTAAATAATAAGCCAGGCGTTCAAGCTCCGAAAGTCGGAGGGAAAACTCTTCCTCGTACTGGTCAGGAAGAAAATCTCCTTGTTACTATTCTTGGCTTCCTAGCAGCGCTTCTCGCAGGAGGAATGCTGATGGCTAAGGCGAAACGCAGCTAATCAGTTTTGAGACTTACTGAAAATTACAGTGAGCGTCTCATTTGATATAAAAAAGCGAACAGGTTCTTTTGGACTTGTTCGCTTTTATCATGTCAGTTTCATCTCAAGTATTTTAAAGTAGCTGCTTTCTATGAAAAATGAACCTGACCTTAAGAAATGCCTTCTATGCAAAACAAGCAAGCTAAATCTTGCATTTTTTGTTATAATGAGTGTATTAACTTTTAAGGAGCAATCTTGCAAGGAAAAATCATTAAGGCTCTAGCTGGCTTTTATTATGTAGAGTCGGACGGACAGGTTTATCAAACTAGAGCGCGGGGTAATTTTCGCAAAAAAGGGCAGACACCTTATGTCGGTGACGAAGTCGAATTTTCAGCTGAAAAAGACTCGGAAGGCTATATTTTAAAAATAGCAGAGCGAAAGAACAGTCTCGTGCGGCCGCCGATTGTCAACATTGACCAGGCAGTTGTAATCATGAGCGCGAAAGAGCCAGATTTCAATGCCAATCTGTTAGATCGTTTTCTGGTGCTTTTAGAGCATAAGAGGATTCATCCTATTATCTACATCAGCAAGTTAGACCTGCTTGGAGATGAGCAGAGCTTGGATGTCTATGTACAGGCCTATCAGTCCATCGGCTATGAGGTCATTAAGTCGACTGAGGAATTGCTGCCGCTGCTGACAGGGAAAATCACTGTTTTTATGGGACAGACTGGGGTTGGAAAGTCCACTCTGCTCAATAAAATTGCCCCAGACCTGCAGTTGGAAACAGGAGAGATTTCTGAAAGTCTGGGCCGTGGCCGCCATACGACGCGGGCTGTCAGCTTTTACAATCTAAACGGTGGGAAGATTGCTGATACGCCAGGATTTTCGTCTTTGGATTACGAGGTGAGCACAGCTGAAGATCTCAATCAAGCTTTTCCAGAGATTGCTGAGTTTAGCCAGTCCTGTAAGTTTCGTACTTGCACTCATACTCACGAGCCAGCTTGTGCCGTTAAGCCAGCAGTCGAGTCCGGCCAGATAGCGTCATTCCGCTTTGATAATTACCTGCAGTTTCTCAGCGAGATCAAGAATCGTCGGGAGACCTATAAAAAAGTTGCCAAAAAAAATTCTAAATAAGGAGAAGAACTATGACTTCATTCAAAATTGCCCCTTCAATCTTAAGTGCGGACTATGCTAATTTTGAATCAGAACTGAAAAAGTTAGAAGCAACAGGCGCTGAGTATGCCCATATTGATATTATGGATGGTCATTTTGTACCCAATATCAGCTTTGGGGCTGGGGTTGTTGCCAGTATGCGTCCTCACAGCAAGCTAGTCTTTGATTGCCATCTGATGGTTTCCAATCCTGAACATCATATTGAAGAATTCGCTCGTGCCGGTGCAGATATTATCAGCATCCATGCCGAAGCGACACCTCATATCCACGGAGCACTGCAGAAGATTCGGGCAGCGGGAGTCAAACCTAGTGTTGTGATTAATCCGGGAACACCAGTTGAAGCAGTCAAAAATGTTTTGAATTTGGTTGATCAAGTCCTTGTGATGACAGTTAATCCAGGCTTTGGCGGTCAGGCCTTTCTGCCAGAAACCATGGATAAGATTCGTGAACTGGTCGTTCTGCGCGAAGTCAATCAGCTGAATTTTGATATTGAAGTGGATGGCGGTATTGACGATAAGACCATTGGAATTGCTAAAGAGGCTGGTGCCAATGTTTTCGTGGCTGGCAGCTATGTCTTCAAGGGTGATGTCAATCATCAAGTTCAGACCTTACGGGATGCCCTGCATGACTAAGGTTGCGCTGTTTGCTGGCGGAAGCTTGGAGCATTTTAGCTTGGATTTCGATGTGTTGGTCGGAGTAGACCGTGGGAGCCTCTTTCTGCTTGAGCAAGGAGTTTGTCCTGACTTGGCTGTAGGGGATTTTGACTCTGTGAGCAAGGAAGAATTGCTGCGCATAAAAGATAGGGTCAAGGAAGTCGTTCAGGCCCATCCTGAAAAGGATGATACAGACCTGGAGTTGGCTGTTCTGGCTTGTTTTGAACGGTATCCAGATGCCCGTTTGACCATTTTCGGCGCCTTTGGAGGCCGTCTGGATCATGCCTTGGCCAATGTCTTCCTGCCCAGTAATGAAAAAATTGCACCTTATATGGAGAAGATTTTTCTGGAAGACGAACAGAATCTGCTGACCTATGTTCCCAAGGGGCGCCATGAAATCAAACCAGTAGCTGGCATGCGTTATCTAGCCTTTCTGCCGTCGGATGATGCTGCCTTAACAATTGAGGGCGCCAAATATCCGCTCAATAAAGATAACTTTTTTTTCAAAAAAGTGTATGCTTCTAACGAATTTATAGGTAAGCCCATTTATTTGGACTTTGATAGCGGCTATACAGTCGTCATTTACAGCAAAGACAGGAGCTGATATGGAGTTTATAATCATCCTCATTCTTTTGGGAAATCTAGTGCTGACCTTTCTTTTATGGCAAAAGCTTAGTCAGCAGACCGAGACGCTAAAGCAAGTCTTGGAAAATCAGGCAGATCATCTATCGGATCAGTTGGACTATCGCTTGGAGCAAGAAAGCCAGAAAAAGGAAATGTCTCAGAAAGAGCTGGAATTAGCTCTGGGAGACCGTTTGAGCGAGGTCAGGACAGATTTGCACCGCAACTTGACAGAGCTGCGCTTGGAAATCAGTGACAACCTGACCAAGAATCGGGATAAAACTGACGAGCGTATGCGGCAGATCCAAGAGTCCAACGAAACCCGTCTAGAGCAGATGCGGCAGACTGTTGAAGAGAAACTGGAGAAAACACTTCAGACTCGTCTTCAGACTTCTTTTGAAACTGTTTCTAAGCAATTGGAGTCTGTTAATCGCGGTCTAGGAGAAATGCAGAGTGTTGCCCGAGATGTCGGCACACTGAACAAGGTCCTTTCCAACACCAAGACACGAGGGATTCTAGGGGAGCTTCAGCTAGGCCAGATTATCGAGGACATTATGACGGCCAGTCAGTATGAGCGAGAGTTTGTGACGGTGGCTGGCTCCAGTGAGCGTGTCGAATATGCTATTAAACTGCCGGGACAGACGGAGCATGAATATGTCTATCTGCCCATTGATTCTAAGTTTCCTCTGGCTGATTACTACCGTTTGGAAGATGCTTATGAGTCTGGCAGCAAGGAAGAGATTGAGCTCTATCGCAAGTCTCTCTTAGCAAGTGTTAAACGTTTTGCCAAGGATATTAAAAGTAAATATCTGGCACCGCCGGCTACGACCAACTTTGGTATCATGTTTCTGCCTACGGAAGGTCTCTATTCGGAAGTTGTCCGCAACCCAGCCTTTTTTGACAGTTTGCGGCGGGAGGAGCAGATTGTGGTGGCGGGACCGTCGACCTTATCTGCCTTGCTCAATTCACTGTCTGTCGGCTTTAAAACGCTCAATATCCAAAAAAGTGCGGACGACATAAGCAAGGTTCTGGGTTCTGTCAAATCCGAGTTTAACAAGTTCGGTGGAATTCTGACCAAGGCACAGAAACATTTGCAGCATGCTTCGGGCAATATTGATGAACTATTAACCCGTAGGACAGGAGCTATCGAAAGAACCTTAAGCCATATTGAGCTGTCTGACCAAGACCTCGATTTGAACTTACTTGATTTTTCAGAAGAAAGGGAAAACAATGAAGATTAATCAAATGAAAAAAGATGAACTGTTTGAAGGTTTCTATCTGATCAAGTCAGCAGAAGTCCGTCAGACAAGGGCTGGGAAAAATTATCTGGCTTTCACTTTCCAAGACGATACAGGGGTAATTGAAGGCAAACTCTGGGATGCGCAGCCACATAATGTTGAAGAATTCACTGCTGGCAAGGTCGTGCACATGCAAGGTCGACGGGAAGTCTACAATAACACGCCCCAGGTAAATCAACTGACCCTGCGTCTTCCTAAGGCTGGAGAGCCCAATGATCCAGCGGATTTCAAGGAAAAACCGCCAGTAGACCAGAAAGAAATCCGAGATTATTTATCTCAGATGATTTTTAAGATTGAGAATTCGGTCTGGCAGCGCGTGGTCCGCTCGCTTTATAGCAAGTACGACAAGGAGTTTTATTCTTATCCAGCTGCCAAGACCAATCACCATGCTTTTGAGTCTGGCCTAGCCTTTCATACCGCTACTATGGTCAAGCTGGCAGATGCTATCGGAGACATTTATCCTCAGCTTAATAAAAGCTTGCTCTTTGCTGGGATCATGCTTCATGACTTGGCCAAGGTTATTGAGCTCAGCGGTCCGGAAAATACAGAGTACACCGTGCGAGGCAATCTGATTGGTCACATTGCTTTGATTGATGAAGAATTGACCAAGACCTTGATGGAGCTGAAAATTGATGATAGCAAGGAAGAGGTTATCGTCCTGCGGCATGTGCTTCTCAGTCACCACGGTCTCTTGGAATACGGCAGTCCTGTCCGGCCTAAGATTATGGAGGCAGAAATCCTGCACATGATTGATAATCTGGATGCGGAGATGATGATGATGACTGCTGCCTTAGGACTTGTAGATCCAGGTGAAATGAGCAATAAAATATTCGCTCTTGAAGGCCGTTCCTTCTACAAACCAAAACTTGAACAGTAAAATACGAAAAATGGACATTACTTGGAAAAGAATGTTCGTTTTTTTGTTTCTGTTATGGTATAATGAATAAAATAACTTTAATTGGTGAAAAAATGAAATTAAGAAGAAGTGAGCGTATGGTGGTTATCTCCAATTATTTGATTAACCATCCTTATGAATTAACGAGCTTAAATACATTTGCAGAGAAATACGAATCTGCCAAATCTTCTATTTCAGAAGATATTGTCATTATTAAGCGAGCCTTTGAAGAGATTGAAATTGGGACTATCGAAACGATTACTGGTGCCGGTGGAGGAGTGATTTTCAGCCCATCCATCTCCGATACAGAAGCTAAGACTATTGTACAAGGTCTTTGTGATCAGCTGTCTGAAAGCAATCGGATTCTTCCGGGGGGCTACATTTACCTATCTGATCTGCTCAGTACCCCATCCATTTTGAATAATATCGGACGAATTATTGCCAAGAGCTTTAAAGATCAACAGATTGATGCGGTCATGACAGTTGCGACTAAGGGTGTACCTTTGGCCAATGCAGTAGCCAACGTACTTAATGTACCTTTTGTCATCGTTCGTCGGGATTTAAAGATTACAGAAGGATCGACGGTCAGTGTCAACTACGTATCGGGCTCCAGCGGAGATCGTATTGAAAAGATGTTCTTGTCCAAGCGCAGTCTCAAGGCTGGCAGTCGCGTCTTGATTGTGGATGACTTCCTCAAAGGTGGGGGAACCATTACAGGGATGATTAGCCTCTTATCTGAGTTTGACTCTGAGTTGGCAGGTGTAGCTGTCTTTGCGGACAATGCGCAGGCCAATCGCGATTATCTAGACTATAAATCGCTCTTGAAAGTAACCAATATTGATGTCAAGGCGAATACCATTGATGTGGAAATTGGAAATATATTTGATTAGGGAAAAGGGCGGAGATTATAGATGAAAACAGTTTTAGAAAAGTTTGACCACAGTCCGCTGTGGATTCGTTTAGGAGTATTGTCGATTTTATTTGGGATTCTAATTACTGGCATGATTTTTGTGCAGGGACAGTCTAATTCCAACAGGAATTCTGTTAGTTCAGCTGCCAGCATCGCATCAAGCAGCTCTTCCTTACAACTGTCTTCTGCGCAAAAAGAAGCACAGGAAAAAGAAATTCAGGAAGAGGAGCAAGCAGTTCAGGACGGAGAAGCAGCAGTTAAACAGCTTGAAACCAT encodes:
- the rsgA gene encoding ribosome small subunit-dependent GTPase A, with product MQGKIIKALAGFYYVESDGQVYQTRARGNFRKKGQTPYVGDEVEFSAEKDSEGYILKIAERKNSLVRPPIVNIDQAVVIMSAKEPDFNANLLDRFLVLLEHKRIHPIIYISKLDLLGDEQSLDVYVQAYQSIGYEVIKSTEELLPLLTGKITVFMGQTGVGKSTLLNKIAPDLQLETGEISESLGRGRHTTRAVSFYNLNGGKIADTPGFSSLDYEVSTAEDLNQAFPEIAEFSQSCKFRTCTHTHEPACAVKPAVESGQIASFRFDNYLQFLSEIKNRRETYKKVAKKNSK
- the purR gene encoding pur operon repressor, which codes for MKLRRSERMVVISNYLINHPYELTSLNTFAEKYESAKSSISEDIVIIKRAFEEIEIGTIETITGAGGGVIFSPSISDTEAKTIVQGLCDQLSESNRILPGGYIYLSDLLSTPSILNNIGRIIAKSFKDQQIDAVMTVATKGVPLANAVANVLNVPFVIVRRDLKITEGSTVSVNYVSGSSGDRIEKMFLSKRSLKAGSRVLIVDDFLKGGGTITGMISLLSEFDSELAGVAVFADNAQANRDYLDYKSLLKVTNIDVKANTIDVEIGNIFD
- the rpe gene encoding ribulose-phosphate 3-epimerase, which translates into the protein MTSFKIAPSILSADYANFESELKKLEATGAEYAHIDIMDGHFVPNISFGAGVVASMRPHSKLVFDCHLMVSNPEHHIEEFARAGADIISIHAEATPHIHGALQKIRAAGVKPSVVINPGTPVEAVKNVLNLVDQVLVMTVNPGFGGQAFLPETMDKIRELVVLREVNQLNFDIEVDGGIDDKTIGIAKEAGANVFVAGSYVFKGDVNHQVQTLRDALHD
- a CDS encoding 3'-5' exoribonuclease YhaM family protein, with protein sequence MKINQMKKDELFEGFYLIKSAEVRQTRAGKNYLAFTFQDDTGVIEGKLWDAQPHNVEEFTAGKVVHMQGRREVYNNTPQVNQLTLRLPKAGEPNDPADFKEKPPVDQKEIRDYLSQMIFKIENSVWQRVVRSLYSKYDKEFYSYPAAKTNHHAFESGLAFHTATMVKLADAIGDIYPQLNKSLLFAGIMLHDLAKVIELSGPENTEYTVRGNLIGHIALIDEELTKTLMELKIDDSKEEVIVLRHVLLSHHGLLEYGSPVRPKIMEAEILHMIDNLDAEMMMMTAALGLVDPGEMSNKIFALEGRSFYKPKLEQ
- the rmuC gene encoding DNA recombination protein RmuC; the protein is MEFIIILILLGNLVLTFLLWQKLSQQTETLKQVLENQADHLSDQLDYRLEQESQKKEMSQKELELALGDRLSEVRTDLHRNLTELRLEISDNLTKNRDKTDERMRQIQESNETRLEQMRQTVEEKLEKTLQTRLQTSFETVSKQLESVNRGLGEMQSVARDVGTLNKVLSNTKTRGILGELQLGQIIEDIMTASQYEREFVTVAGSSERVEYAIKLPGQTEHEYVYLPIDSKFPLADYYRLEDAYESGSKEEIELYRKSLLASVKRFAKDIKSKYLAPPATTNFGIMFLPTEGLYSEVVRNPAFFDSLRREEQIVVAGPSTLSALLNSLSVGFKTLNIQKSADDISKVLGSVKSEFNKFGGILTKAQKHLQHASGNIDELLTRRTGAIERTLSHIELSDQDLDLNLLDFSEERENNED
- a CDS encoding thiamine diphosphokinase; protein product: MTKVALFAGGSLEHFSLDFDVLVGVDRGSLFLLEQGVCPDLAVGDFDSVSKEELLRIKDRVKEVVQAHPEKDDTDLELAVLACFERYPDARLTIFGAFGGRLDHALANVFLPSNEKIAPYMEKIFLEDEQNLLTYVPKGRHEIKPVAGMRYLAFLPSDDAALTIEGAKYPLNKDNFFFKKVYASNEFIGKPIYLDFDSGYTVVIYSKDRS
- a CDS encoding Cna B-type domain-containing protein is translated as MKLKKWLLFLMLPLLFLLDLKLFTATAQADALKNAITDIKIWDHSNGREATKVNGAYNLVQGGNYRYELVFDLSAYDNQLKDGDTFTFTVPNGATIANGTTFTLTDNETQVQLGAAKMTSNGSGKGGLITVTIQNLADYKAKTTASGVRGSFFFDFQATTVGADQDWNYKPEETQGAMSHKVTINERKQSSFSTAGENYAKIGGVIAKKPYNSAILGKSGDYSHNWTVRINTQQKTYNSPIVIKDVIPDSSAPMQFVPEQLVLRQGEYTQSLSSIANSVILKEGQDYTVAYNDTYTEFTLTINNPGNRAFMLNYMTTSPADGSLVSNTAEMEVDNTKLPFRDDRPGQTSSTIERSSRITEGGVITADISNSLVLYKQDSKTGKMLEGAVFKVTTPSGQEITLPPTDANGRVSTQPFSSEEIKKGQFTVEEVTAPEGYVLDSNPMKVTIKADGAVKTVKNTVDPNASKKLTVKKIWKDENNQDGKRPASIAVDVYANGQKLADKTVTVTGGSTDAEWTAQTTDLPIFDANGQKITYTIGEDQLDGYDAPEVDQGNLTVTNTRTPEKISIKASKKWDDAENQDGKRPANVVVKLYKEVGGQKSEVANRTLTEADQWATEFANLNKYEKGQEVVYSLEEDAVPHYQSQVTGNATDGFVVTNTYKPETIKISGQKKWDDAENQDGKRPNAVRVKILKGQDIVDVQEVTAANGWKYESNPLPKYTAGQEIAYTVAEEAVPGYTSKVDGYNITNSYTPETVKVSGQKKWDDAENQDGKRPASVKVKILNGDTVVDEQNVTSANDWKYESKALPKYAAGQEITYTVSEEAVPGYTSKVDGYNITNSYTPETTTVSGSKTWEDGDNQDGKRPASITVNLLADGQKVNTQTVSEAEGWSYNFTGLPVYKDGQRITYTVTEESVPGYSTNLNGYNITNSYTPEKTEITASKTWNDSDNQDGKRPTKISIKLMKTVGGVKTEVASKEVTAADQWQTKFENLPVYENGQKIDYSIEEDDVAGYTKEIKDFTVTNSYTPEMIKISGQKVWDDADNQDGKRPASVKVKVKNGDTVVDELEVTAANDWKFESKALPKYAAGQEIAYTVTEEAVADYQTKIDKFTITNSYTPQSTEYAVTKVWDDANNQDGKRPASITVQLYRSVNGEEPVAVAGKTLTLTADNEAAANTWKASFTNLPQFDKGQEITYSVKEDDATVAALKEKGYSPKVEGQKITNSHTPEQVKVSGQKVWDDADDQDGKRPTSITVKVMDGSTIVDTLEVTAANGWKFESKDLPKYRNGQEIAYTLKEDAVAQYETKIDKFTITNSYTPETVKVSGQKVWDDANNQDGKRPASIKVKILDGDKVVDELEVTAATDWKFESKDLPKNKKGKKINYTVLEEVTVEGYSSSQEQATDGSFTLTNSYKPTQIAVKGTAVWSDAENQDKVRPSKITVRLLADGKRIKEVVVSEENGWQYNFSDLPKYKDGKEIVYSVAADPVDGYKLEINGTQLTFSHIPAKKDAVEGAVNNKPGVQAPKVGGKTLPRTGQEENLLVTILGFLAALLAGGMLMAKAKRS